In Balaenoptera musculus isolate JJ_BM4_2016_0621 chromosome 19, mBalMus1.pri.v3, whole genome shotgun sequence, one genomic interval encodes:
- the LOC118885686 gene encoding cytochrome b-245 light chain yields the protein MGQIEWAMWANEQALASGLILITGGIVATAGQFAQWYLGAYSIAAGVLICLLEYPRGKRSKGSTMERCGQKYLTRVVKVFGPLTSNYYIRAFLHLGLSVPAGFLLATILGTACLAIASSIYLLAAIRGEKWTPIETKPKERPQVGGTIKQPPSNPPPRPPAEARKKPSEEEAAGVPAGGPHENPTPVTDEVV from the exons ATGGGGCAGATCGAGTGGGCCATGTGGGCCAACGAGCAGGCGCTGGCGTCCGGCCTGA TCCTCATCACCGGGGGCATTGTGGCCACGGCCGGCCAGTTTGCCCAGTGGTACCTGGGCGCATACTCCAT TGCGGCAGGGGTGTTGATCTGCCTGCTAGAGTACCCCCGGGGGAAGAGAAGCAAGGGCTCCACCATGGAGAGGTG CGGACAGAAGTACCTGACCAGAGTGGTGAAGGTGTTCGGGCCCCTCACCAGCAATTACTACATCCGGGCCTTCCTGCACCTTGG gctgtcGGTACCTGCCGGCTTCCTGCTCGCCACCATCCTGGGCACAGCCTGCTTGGCCATCGCAAGCAGCATCTACCTGCTG GCGGCTATCCGCGGGGAGAAGTGGACCCCCATCGAGACCAAGCCCAAGGAGCGGCCGCAGGTGGGGGGCACCATCAAGCAGCCCCCCAGCaaccccccgccccggcccccggccGAGGCCCGCAAGAAGCCGAGTGAGGAGGAGGCGGCAGGGGTCCCTGCGGGTGGCCCCCATGAAAACCCCACGCCGGTGACTGATGAGGTCGTGTGA
- the IL17C gene encoding interleukin-17C, whose translation MLSPVLLLLLWLPTSLAHHSPPLRAGPRTHTAGTPRCYSAEELPLGHAPPHLLARAARWEQALPVALVSSLEAAGRRSRHAGPPAGNQCPVLQPEEVLEADVHQRSISPWRYRVDTDESRYPQKLAFAECLCRGCISAKTGRETAALNSVPLAQSLLVLRRRPCSRDAAGAPTPGAFAFHTEFIRVPVGCTCVLPRSAR comes from the exons ATG CTCTCCCCTGTCCTCCTGCTCCTGCTCTGGCTGCCCACCAGCCTGGCTCACCACAGCCCCCCACTCCGGGCGGGGCCCCGCACCCACACGGCCGGGACCCCGCGCTGCTACTCGGCGGAGGAGCTGCCCCTGGGCCacgcccctccccacctgctggCGCGAGCGGCCAGGTGGGAGCAGGCGTTGCCGGTGGCGCTGGTGTCCAGCCTGGAGGCGGCGGGCCGCAGGAGCCGGCACGCGGGGCCCCCGGCCGGGAACCAGTGCCCTGTGCTGCAGCCTGAGGAGGTGCTGGAAGCTGACGTCCACCAGCGCTCCATCTCGCCCTGGAGATACCG CGTGGACACGGACGAGAGCCGCTACCCCCAGAAGCTGGCCTTCGCCGAGTGCCTGTGCAGGGGCTGCATCAGCGCCAAGACGGGCCGCGAGACGGCTGCGCTCAACTCGGTGCCGTTGGCCCAGAGCCTCCTGGTGCTGCGCCGTCGGCCCTGCTCCCGGGACGCGGCGGGGGCGCCCACGCCCGGGGCCTTTGCCTTCCACACCGAGTTCATCCGAGTGCCCGTGGGCTGCACCTGTGTCCTGCCCAGGTCGGCCCGGTGA